The proteins below are encoded in one region of Ostrea edulis chromosome 3, xbOstEdul1.1, whole genome shotgun sequence:
- the LOC125673503 gene encoding quinone oxidoreductase-like protein 1 isoform X1: MTVSRSDTIGFPLSIQISSYITNPLTQTSMHQRIPFRASKEPIGNKLSSFHGLPLVLSDVYRKHPRSRYPVGYEVAGVVTETGPGVSNVTIGDSVVGIVSLGSHYSGCGEYCLLSEYDVVKKPDRLSYEEAVAGIGDCLKAYTAMYYQAHVCGGDTVLVIDGATSFGNVAIQLASLWGAKVISTASSNEERGILENLDTPIAQIIDLDQRSNILVSSVMEETGGVGVDVVVDNGVRQFNDEEDQKVVGENLRYPKPHKHDVISCLGASGKWITQQSSLQLDPPDCQRLFLRGGSVHFLFENIWTLAYSQHGRFQHILQDTIEKLERGTVKCKISKTFTLDDAVDAMKNLEEFRTGKVIVKI; the protein is encoded by the exons ATGACGGTTTCCCGTTCGGACACAATTGGGTTTCCTCTGAGTATTCAGATTTCCTCCTACATAACTAACCCCCTAACGCAAACATCCATGCATCAAAGGATCCCattccgtgcatcaaaggagcccattggaaataagctgtcaagctttcatgggttacccttg GTTCTTTCAGATGTGTACAGGAAGCACCCTCGCAGTAGATACCCTGTAGGGTATGAGGTGGCTGGTGTTGTCACGGAAACTGGGCCTGGTGTCAGTAATGTAACTATTGGTGATTCGGTTGTTG GTATTGTGTCCCTGGGAAGTCATTACTCTGGCTGTGGGGAGTATTGTCTACTCTCGGAATATGACGTTG TAAAGAAGCCAGACCGGCTGAGTTATGAAGAGGCAGTAGCAGGAATTGGAGACTGTTTAAAGGCCTATACTGCTATGTACTATCAGGCTCATGTTTGTGGAGGTGATACGGTCCTTGTTATAGATGGTGCCACCTCATTCGGAAATGTTGCCATACAGTTAGCTAGTCTCTGGGGAGCAAAG GTGATTTCTACGGCTAGTAGTAATGAAGAAAGAGGAATTCTGGAAAATCTAGACACCCCAATAG CACAGATAATTGACCTTGACCAGAGAAGTAACATCCTGGTCAGCAGTGTGATGGAGGAGACAGGAGGTGTGGGGGTGGATGTTGTCGTTGACAATGGGG TCAGACAATTTAATGATGAAGAGGACCAGAAGGTTGTGGGTGAAAACTTAAGGTATCCCAAACCACACAAGCATGATGTCATTTCCTGTCTAGGGGCCTCTGGGAAGTGGATTACACAACAATCTTCTCTTCAG TTGGATCCACCAGACTGCCAGCGATTGTTTCTTCGAGGAGGAAGCGTTCATTTCCTGTTTGAGAACATATGGACTCTGGCATACTCCCAACATGGACGATTTCAGC aCATTCTCCAGGATACAATAGAAAAACTGGAACGAGGAACAGTCAA
- the LOC125673503 gene encoding quinone oxidoreductase-like protein 1 isoform X2, which translates to MKTLILDVQNEQEPKFVLESNEADPIPDKYDVVVQVKACALSTPNIKVLSDVYRKHPRSRYPVGYEVAGVVTETGPGVSNVTIGDSVVGIVSLGSHYSGCGEYCLLSEYDVVKKPDRLSYEEAVAGIGDCLKAYTAMYYQAHVCGGDTVLVIDGATSFGNVAIQLASLWGAKVISTASSNEERGILENLDTPIAQIIDLDQRSNILVSSVMEETGGVGVDVVVDNGVRQFNDEEDQKVVGENLRYPKPHKHDVISCLGASGKWITQQSSLQLDPPDCQRLFLRGGSVHFLFENIWTLAYSQHGRFQHILQDTIEKLERGTVKCKISKTFTLDDAVDAMKNLEEFRTGKVIVKI; encoded by the exons ATGAAAACTCTAATTTTGGATGTTCAAAATGAACAGGAACCGAAATTCGTTTTAGAATCTAAT GAGGCTGATCCTATCCCAGATAAATATGACGTAGTTGTCCAAGTGAAGGCATGTGCATTGTCGACGCCTAATATCAAG GTTCTTTCAGATGTGTACAGGAAGCACCCTCGCAGTAGATACCCTGTAGGGTATGAGGTGGCTGGTGTTGTCACGGAAACTGGGCCTGGTGTCAGTAATGTAACTATTGGTGATTCGGTTGTTG GTATTGTGTCCCTGGGAAGTCATTACTCTGGCTGTGGGGAGTATTGTCTACTCTCGGAATATGACGTTG TAAAGAAGCCAGACCGGCTGAGTTATGAAGAGGCAGTAGCAGGAATTGGAGACTGTTTAAAGGCCTATACTGCTATGTACTATCAGGCTCATGTTTGTGGAGGTGATACGGTCCTTGTTATAGATGGTGCCACCTCATTCGGAAATGTTGCCATACAGTTAGCTAGTCTCTGGGGAGCAAAG GTGATTTCTACGGCTAGTAGTAATGAAGAAAGAGGAATTCTGGAAAATCTAGACACCCCAATAG CACAGATAATTGACCTTGACCAGAGAAGTAACATCCTGGTCAGCAGTGTGATGGAGGAGACAGGAGGTGTGGGGGTGGATGTTGTCGTTGACAATGGGG TCAGACAATTTAATGATGAAGAGGACCAGAAGGTTGTGGGTGAAAACTTAAGGTATCCCAAACCACACAAGCATGATGTCATTTCCTGTCTAGGGGCCTCTGGGAAGTGGATTACACAACAATCTTCTCTTCAG TTGGATCCACCAGACTGCCAGCGATTGTTTCTTCGAGGAGGAAGCGTTCATTTCCTGTTTGAGAACATATGGACTCTGGCATACTCCCAACATGGACGATTTCAGC aCATTCTCCAGGATACAATAGAAAAACTGGAACGAGGAACAGTCAA